Proteins encoded by one window of Haematobia irritans isolate KBUSLIRL chromosome 2, ASM5000362v1, whole genome shotgun sequence:
- the IFT57 gene encoding intraflagellar transport 57 produces MDIPTSADQNILPLINFQSDDLLEKLKFLNYEKNLLSELKMKPLSRFYFVKSTNPGEQFYMFTLICWWLCQKLGKNMQRPQEYDDPNDVIARIVAILEEIDINVDFTPNKLIRGAGLNCIFVLDSLATQAIKVMQFSCQRLHITQEDEIANDYLEDNAEIILERIEDEQNEAISDDDNSEMDLNQNSLRQWGQRKRTHHHPNQNQLLADTDGNSLQVTDKLTDQQTWRLEFEQVMSNLKVYVRSDVRDWRAHMNQMEALKNSITEATENTQLELKKLHNEFTFSLDKIESREKHLNNELHNLITQYKDVSIELSNIQYAHNQVLEETERSVEQLKAVIAENDNKKAEMERRGQMMSDSSFVMTIKKAVAKLKDDVAHLNLEVSLLVNGIDREILKRTGPSVEIEKF; encoded by the exons atggatatccccacttcagccGATCAAAATATTTTACCCTTGATTAATTTTCAATCAGATGATttgttggaaaaattaaaatttttaaattatgaaaaGAATCTATTGAGTGAATTGAAAATGAAACcattgtctagattttattttgtgaaatctACAAATCCGGGTGAACAATTCTATATGTTTACTTTAATATGTTGGTGGCTGTGTcaaaaattgggtaaaaatatgCAGAGACCTCAGGAATATGATGATCCAAATGATGTTATTGCTCGAATTGTTGCGATATTGGAAGAAATT GATATCAATGTGGATTTTACACCCAACAAACTCATAAGAGGAGCTGGCCTAAATTGTATTTTCGTTCTCGACTCTTTGGCCACACAGGCCATAAAAGTCATGCAGTTTTCATGCCAACGTTTACATATAACCCAAGAGGATGAAATAGCCAATGACTATTTGGAGGATAATGCTGAAATTATATTGGAACGCATAGAGGATGAACAAAATGAGGCCATAAGTGATGATGATAATAGCGAAATGGATTTAAATCAGAATTCCTTGAGACAATGGGGTCAGCGTAAACGGACCCATCATCATCCCAATCAGAATCAATTGCTGGCGGATACGGATGGCAATAGTTTGCAGGTTACTGATAAACTTACCGACCAACAGACTTGGCGGTTGGAATTTGAGCAAGTAATGTCCAATTTGAAGGTGTATGTTCGAAGCGATGTGCGTGACTGGAGAGCTCATATGAATCAAATGGAAGCATTGAAAAATAGTATAACAGAG GCAACCGAAAATACCCAATTGGAATTGAAGAAACTTCACAATGAATTCACATTCTCCCTGGATAAAATCGAAAGTCGTGAAAAACACTTGAACAATGAATTGCATAATTTGATTACCCAATATAAGGATGTATCAATTGAGTTGTCCAACATTCAATATGCCCATAATCAGGTATTGGAAGAAACAGAACGTTCTGTGGAACAATTGAAAGCTGTGATAGCcgaaaatgataataaaaaggCCGAAATGGAAAGAAGGGGTCAAATGATGTCGGATAGTA gtTTCGTAATGACTATCAAAAAAGCAGTTGCCAAACTTAAAGATGATGTGGCCCATTTAAATTTGGAGGTCTCATTATTGGTAAATGGTATTGATCgtgaaatattgaaaagaacCGGACCATCAGTAGAAatagagaaattctaa
- the Spindly gene encoding spindle apparatus coiled-coil protein 1 spindly, translating to MVDYPDIMNFTRDELMDEFCKLFDRYQDLRESNEADTQKIHELKRNLETAIAAQSYLSQELEQYTNVENNKDDNELQKALTELTELKKRYGKLEESYNSLQQDHNALLEENANLAQNLEEVSRRKENISLDVSSKTSEEDMQRIQMLESENTDLLEKMEDFQEQMIRYTLTIAECEKNIEILKDQIVCLEENLQSKKVDLEEKVQILESTQEQLAEANAQIAMLSAAPDNNDRKGNSLFAEVDDQRQAMKQLLTSQKKSYLQMKKIYNESEHEIRRLKRENIAMHTELEACTTIFCNADKVYQEKLTQRIRHLVNQNEELERKLKWNHERLMDLASEKGVLWLEPMLSFCKKETDDLKKQLHSIRLQQANLEEQQRNSQQDLARWKFEALKSRCILLDRENLLTEHKIDFKPVHAIEYHIPEKDLNEARPRIVSNRRSGTFDNIKRRSSLSKTSAKDENANSILKLENGIKQEDCDENNKDMEHKENLLKEKQPDPQDVSENKQKVDEPPINNENSSEEKENDVPLSGKFAKISPQILSPMRPSQRALSVVENENSSTPPTRSILTKQRDLLSKEPCKIVKFSSEEDLIHNITPKTPSPPEKVETLESKETSVASKDGKLPMSTTPATSATATTSSKPIGNKSRAKSSIVVRRVFVGSKHD from the exons ATGGTTGATTATCCGGATATTATGAATTTCACTCGAGATGAATTGATGGATGAGTTTTGTAAACTTTTCGATCGATATCAAGATCTACGCGAATCAAATGAAGCCGACACTCAAAAAATACATGAGTTGAAGAGAAACCTGGAAACAGCAATAGCCGCACAATCATATTTGTCGCAGGAATTGGAACAATATACCAATGTTGAAAATAATAAAGATGATAACGAATTGCAAAAGGCTCTTACCGAATTGACAGAACTGAAGAAACGTTATGGCAAATTGGAAGAATCATACAACTCGTTGCAACAGGACCACAATGCCTTATTGGAGGAGAATGCAAATCTTGCCCAAAACCTAGAGGAAGTGTCTAGACGCAAAGAGAATATATCATTGGATGTATCCAGTAAGACATCTGAAGAGGATATGCAACGAATCCAAATGCTAGAAAGTGAAAATACGGATTTGCTAGAAAAAATGGAAGATTTCCAGGAGCAAATGATTCGCTACACATTAACCATTGCTGAGTGTGAG aaaaatattgaaattttgaaagatcAAATCGTATGCTTGGAAGAGAATTTGCAGTCGAAGAAAGTTGATTTGGAAGAAAAAGTCCAGATATTGGAAAGTACTCAGGAGCAATTGGCTGAAGCTAATGCCCAAATTGCCATGTTATCGGCTGCCCCGGATAACAATG ATCGTAAAGGAAATTCTCTATTTGCCGAAGTGGACGATCAACGACAGGCTATGAAGCAATTGCTGACGTCCCAGAAGAAAAGTTATTTGCAAATGaagaaaatctacaatgaaagtGAACATGAAATACGGCGTTTGAAACGTGAAAATATTGCCATGCACACAGAGCTCGAAGCATGTACCACCATATTCTGTAATGCCGATAAAGTCTACCAAG aaaaactaacACAACGAATCCGGCATCTGGTAAACCAGAATGAAGAACTCGAACGTAAATTGAAATGGAATCATGAACGGCTTATGGATTTGGCTAGTGAAAAAGGTGTCCTATGGCTTGAACCAATGCTCAGTTTTTGCAA AAAGGAAACGGATGATCTCAAGAAACAACTGCATAGTATACGTTTGCAACAAGCCAATCTGGAGGAACAGCAGAGGAATAGTCAACAGGACTTGGCCAG aTGGAAATTTGAAGCATTGAAATCACGTTGTATTCTCTTGGATCGCGAGAATTTGTTAACTGAacataaaattgattttaagccAGTTCATGCTATCGAATATCATATTCCCGAAAAGGATTTGAATGAAGCAAGACCACGCATTGTCAGCAATCGAAGAAGTGGAACTTTTGATAATATTAAACGTAGATCTTCTTTATCAAAGACATCTGCCAAAGATGAAAATGCCAATTCCATTTTAAAATTGGAAAATGGAATTAAGCAAGAGGATTGTGATGAAAACAACAAAGATATGGAACAcaaagaaaatcttttaaaagaaAAGCAACCCGATCCACAAGATGTCTCGGAGAACAAGCAAAAGGTTGATGAACCCCCAATTAATAATGAAAATTCctctgaagaaaaggaaaatgatgTACCATTAAgtggaaaatttgcaaaaatttctcccCAAATTTTATCTCCCATGCGTCCATCGCAAAGAGCCCTTTCTGTggtagaaaatgaaaattcctcTACACCACCCACACGTTCCATACTAACCAAACAACGAGATTTACTCTCTAAAGAGCCTTGTAAAATAGTTAAATTCTCTTCAGAAGAAGATCTTATTCACAATATTACTCCCAAAACACCATCACCGCCAGAGAAAGTGGAAACTTTGGAATCCAAAGAAACTTCGGTTGCTAGCAAAGATGGAAAGTTGCCAATGTCAACCACGCCTGCCACCTCTGCTACTGCAACAACGAGTAGCAAACCCATTGGCAATAAGTCTCGTGCAAAATCCAGTATTGTGGTTCGCCGTGTATTTGTAGGATCCAAGCATGACTGA